The following are encoded together in the Vespa crabro chromosome 12, iyVesCrab1.2, whole genome shotgun sequence genome:
- the LOC124428365 gene encoding cytochrome P450 4A14-like, with translation MYFTIILIIILTILFGLYYGIAEYFLNKLNVTNKIKGISGPKAFPIIGNHLIIRDTTAVFNQILNLEKLETLDGEELDAFHYVFRCSLDVIYDVTLGMRINSLINPDCKLAISIECAMDIATQRIFKVWLHPNIIFYNIARKKKFQKRESLLRSNINRELIAKNLDSLFESSYEGEIYSEQDIRDEINTIVIPESEISATTISFIILMLATFPKIQVHKKKTFGTCDQGNVTSISCSSSPRTGSDVRYNSSAKYWPWPLVFDPGRFLPEKNCSTYFFPFSYGRRNCIGQHFAMTIK, from the exons ATGTATTtcactataatattaattattattctaacaattttatttggaCTATACTATGGAATAGCAgaatactttttaaataaattaaacgtgACTAATAAGATCAAAGGAATCTCTGGTCCAAAAGCATTTCCAATTATTGGAAATCATTTGATTATTCGCGATACGACAG CTGTATTTAACCAAATACTAAATCTTG aaaaattggaAACTTTAGATGGAGAAGAATTAGACGCTTTCCATTACGTCTTCCGCTGTTCATTGGATGTAATATACG ATGTCACGCTGGGTATGCGAATAAATTCGCTGATAAATCCGGATTGTAAATTAGCTATATCAAtagaatg TGCAATGGACATAGCAACACAAAGGATCTTTAAAGTATGGTTACAtccgaatataattttttataatattgctagaaaaaaaaaatttcag aaaagggaatctCTATTAAGAAGTAATATTAATCGGGAATTGATAGCCAAAAATTTAG ATTCTTTATTCGAGTCATCGTACGAAGGAGAAATATATTCGGAGCAAGATATTCGCGATGAAATCAATACAATAGTTATacct GAAAGCGAAATTTCAGCCACAACCATTagctttataattttaatgctTGCTACATTTCCGAAAATTCAAgtacat aaaaaaaaaactttcggAACGTGTGATCAAGGAAACGTTACGTCTATTTCCTGCAGTTCTAGTCCTCGCACGGGAAGTGACGTAAGATATAATAG TAGCGCGAAATATTGGCCATGGCCATTAGTATTCGATCCCGGTAGGTTCCTACCGGAAAAGAATTGTTCTACGTATTTCTTTCCATTTAGTTACGGTCGAAGAAATTGCATAG gtCAACATTTTGCTATGAcaattaagtaa